A genomic region of Eucalyptus grandis isolate ANBG69807.140 chromosome 5, ASM1654582v1, whole genome shotgun sequence contains the following coding sequences:
- the LOC104445294 gene encoding disease resistance protein RPV1-like — protein sequence MNADQALQLYRNHAFKRESPRDYYFDKLSRDIVSTIGGLPLVIEVIGSFLHGKHKTVWKDTLEKLRSIAPKEVHRELKISYDALNFKQKQIFLDIACFSFYEKEINASFMWEECNFFHQIEIGILSSLSLIHIGENGGLWMHDVLKDLGRQIVHEENLDPARRSRLWISEEALDMVKTRENKGNIEALSLAGDPTLLTFTDEDFSRLPNLRFLELDGGSFIGDFTNLFSKLRCFSWRHCPPDLMATNLFPQNLVVLQLSEFNDANDWDGWSQIKMLRHLKVLQMTHLNMVRIDLSGCFSLERLTIKGCQRLVQIDRSIGELKRLAYLNIKDCYRLRDLPGEIGLLVNLKHISLSNCSQLTELPDSIGKLNSLIKLDLSFTSIKGLPYSAGCLVNLKSLSLAGCRELRELPDSTGNLKSLIELDVSSTFIEVLPHSIGNIKTLNVIEMESCLLAEFPSAIGLALKLEVIRAGRCSAMMGEVSSIIGNLSLLRILDLSNTDICRLPGTIAALPHLEELILRNCDELRVLPSLPTSLTHLLVSSQSLRFVPDLSNLTNLVNLLLLDGCEYPLSHSLSLRIKTYNLEWIGKLSKLENLNLCLQTVTDLSTALGSLYRLRELSISGDLCPKFLMQPPKSVMKRIFSSTTTFPDLSNLRNLMILKLCHSMQREIQLGGSEQLRHLSVRDFPSLEKIIFSPSGLKNLKELELEDCPQLTEIHGFEALETLESLDFDLCTSIWRLSDLSRLQKLMELRIRACNNLQVLEGLDELGCLTLLKVDWCPSLVLEYGANASDIMIPDECQVIIHYCSTLHDTPEGGMFYKDYRDKILRQIKSVSDTSTISSMGKVAKMEQKRQVARIEKDAGTDDQVDHIMSLINIDDKDKRILVVIHGKGGIGKTTLAKFIYNRVSCDFDGCSFLANIKETTQVLGGLQLLQAKLISDVLKRELEDVAFINRGIEFFRDLFCDMRVLIILDDVENAFSVQKLIGDCFDCFATGSRILVTTRNSGVLEESPQIRTYHVSRLDNDQALQLFRQHSSILNPPSRSTIELLNPASNSMTGLPLVIEIMGAVSKGKTQKAWDHFKVFVPFQLKRWDFQSILEEGYKTLNYEQQQIFLDIACFTAGIDSRIAWYLWYDTSFLPREILTPLAKVGENNRIWMHSMLRQFGREIVCRESRTDPGRRSRLFNHEIALGTIKQKKGTEKVEALCLNFQWHTSVKLTPEDFRSMPNIRFLQLDHADITGDFANVLSKLRWLRWRGCPQHLQVTNFHLGNLTILDLSWSKVTKDWEGWGQIKMQNLRVLDLTGCADLIVTPKFSGCQNLAILILERCSQLVKIDHSIGHLKCLVSLNLKFCTELSMLPVEVGHLTALKELLMDGTSVQEIPISIGHLKQLETLIASNCFSLSQLPRTICHLTNISLLSLDGTRIAALPNSIGELVRLKHLSLRDCRQIRKLPNSIGNIGRSLVELDVSGTGVSKFPDSLKNLQNLKVLRMDSCFFTEFPPDIGELTNLEEIHASWCRSLEGSIPSGIKKLHNLRILRLQYSSITSIPAEIHQLSNLQTLDLLHSNMLEELPTPPPSKRIRL from the exons ATGAATGCTGATCAAGCACTTCAGCTTTATAGAAATCATGCATTCAAAAGAGAATCTCCTAGAGATTATTATTTTGACAAGCTTTCAAGGGATATTGTTTCCACAATTGGAGGACTTCCTTTGGTCATTGAGGTCATAGGTTCATTTCTTCACGGGAAGCACAAAACTGTGTGGAAAGACACACTAGAAAAGTTAAGGAGCATTGCTCCTAAAGAGGTCCACCGAGAGTTGAAAATTAGCTATGATGCCTTAAATTTCAAGCAAAagcaaatttttcttgatattgcatgtttttccttttatgagaAGGAGATTAATGCATCTTTCATGTGGGAAGAGTGCAACTTTTTTCATCAAATAGAAATTGGAATCCTCAGTTCTCTATCATTGATACATATTGGAGAGAATGGCGGGTTATGGATGCATGATGTGCTTAAAGACCTTGGGCGTCAAATTGTCCATGAGGAAAACCTGGATCCGGCAAGGCGTAGCAGATTATGGATTTCTGAGGAAGCTTTAGACATGGTGAAAACAAGAGAG AATAAAGGAAATATCGAAGCACTCAGTCTAGCTGGAGATCCCACTCTACTCACTTTTACTGATGAAGATTTCTCGAGGCTGCCAAACCTAAGATTCCTTGAATTAGATGGGGGGAGCTTTATTGGGGACTTTACTAATCTTTTCTCAAAGTTAAGATGCTTTTCCTGGCGTCATTGTCCTCCAGATTTAATGGCAACTAATCTATTCCCACAAAACTTGGTTGTCCTCCAGCTCTCTGAATTTAATGATGCTAATGATTGGGACGGGTGGAGCCAAATTAAG ATGCTACGCCATTTGAAAGTTCTACAGATGACCCATCTAAATATGGTCAGAATCGACTTGTCAGGGTGCTTTTCTCTGGAAAGATTGACCATTAAAGGATGTCAACGATTGGTTCAAATCGATCGCTCCATTGGGGAGCTAAAACGACTGGCTTACTTGAATATTAAGGATTGTTATCGACTAAGAGATCTACCTGGCGAAATTGGCCTGCTAGTGAACCTAAAGCACATATCTTTGAGTAACTGCTCACAGTTGACGGAACTTCCGGACTCAATCGGAAAGCTAAATTCATTGATCAAGTTGGATTTATCATTCACATCAATTAAAGGATTACCTTATTCTGCTGGATGTCTTGTGAATCTCAAGTCTCTGTCTCTTGCGGGATGCAGAGAACTAAGGGAACTTCCGGATTCGACTGGAAATCTAAAGTCTTTAATTGAATTGGATGTGTCGTCCACGTTCATCGAAGTGTTGCCTCATTCTATTGGAAATATAAAGACATTGAATGTGATAGAGATGGAATCTTGCCTGCTGGCTGAATTTCCTTCAGCCATTGGGTTGGCATTGAAGCTTGAAGTGATACGTGCTGGACGATGTTCTGCGATGATGGGCGAAGTTTCAAGTATAATTGGAAATTTGTCCTTATTGAGAATCCTAGATCTATCAAACACTGACATCTGTCGATTGCCAGGAACGATTGCTGCGCTCCCTCACCTAGAAGAACTGATCCTCAGGAATTGCGATGAGCTGCGAGTGTTGCCATCGCTTCCCACAAGTTTGACTCATTTACTTGTTAGTTCTCAATCCTTACGATTTGTTCCAGATCTCTCAAATCTGACTAATCTAGTTAATCTTCTCTTATTGGATGGCTGTGAATATCCTTTGTCGCATTCATTGAGCCTCCGAATCAAAACCTATAACTTAGAGTGGATTGGGAAGTTATCCAAGTTGGAAAATTTGAATCTATGCCTTCAGACCGTTACTGATTTATCAACTGCATTGGGTTCCCTTTATCGTCTTAGGGAACTTTCCATTTCTGGCGACCTATGCCCAAAATTTCTCATGCAGCCCCCTAAATCAGTAATGAAGAGAATTTTCAGCTCAACAACAACTTTCCCAGATTTATCTAACTTgagaaatttaatgattttgaaGTTATGTCACTCCATGCAAAGGGAAATCCAACTCGGCGGGTCAGAACAGttgagacacttaagtgtccgcGACTTTCCAAGCCTCGAAAAGATAATATTCTCCCCGTCAGGCCTGAAGAATCTAAAAGAATTGGAACTAGAAGACTGCCCGCAGTTGACAGAGATTCATGGTTTTGAGGCATTGGAAACATTGGAGAGCCTGGACTTCGATCTCTGTACGTCAATTTGGAGGTTAAGTGATCTGTCGAGATTGCAAAAGTTGATGGAATTGAGAATCAGAGCTTGCAATAACCTACAGGTTCTTGAAGGCCTTGACGAGTTAGGATGTTTGACTCTTTTGAAAGTGGATTGGTGCCCCTCCTTGGTGTTGGAATATGGGGCAAATGCATCAGACATAATGATACCAGATGAATGCCAAGTCATAATTCACTATTGTTCGACATTACACGACACTCCGGAGGGTGGCATGTTTTACAAGGATTACAGAGATAAGATTCTTAGACAGATCAAGTCTGTTTCAGATACGTCCACAATCTCCAGTATGGGCAAG GTGGCTAAAATGGAACAGAAGAGACAAGTTGCCAGAATCGAAAAAGATGCTGGAACTGATGATCAAGTTGACCACATCATGAGCTTGATCAATATTGATGATAAGGACAAGAGGATCCTTGTAGTCATCCACGGGAAAGGTGGGATTGGCAAGACGACTCTTGCAAAATTCATATACAACCGAGTCTCCTGTGATTTCGATGGCTGTAGCTTCCTTGCAAATATTAAAGAAACAACACAAGTGTTAGGAGGGCTTCAGCTTTTGCAAGCTAAGCTGATTTCCGATGTTCTGAAACGGGAACTTGAGGATGTTGCTTTTATCAACAGGGGAATTGAGTTTTTCAGAGACCTATTTTGCGACATGAGGGTCTTGATTATCCTTGATGACGTGGAAAATGCGTTTTCTGTCCAGAAGCTCATTGGAGATTGTTTCGACTGCTTTGCTACTGGAAGTAGGATCCTTGTAACTACCAGAAACAGCGGTGTCCTGGAAGAATCTCCTCAGATCCGGACTTATCATGTTAGTCGGTTGGACAATGATCAGGCTCTTCAACTCTTTAGGCAGCATTCATCTATACTAAATCCTCCCTCACGTAGCACCATCGAGCTTTTGAACCCTGCTAGTAACTCTATGACAGGACTCCCATTGGTAATTGAAATTATGGGTGCAGTCTCCAAGGGTAAAACGCAGAAGGCATGGGATCACTTCAAAGTTTTTGTGCCGTTTCAATTAAAGCGATGGGATTTTCAGAGTATATTGGAGGAAGGATATAAAACATTAAATTATGAGCAGCAACAGATATTTCTGGATATCGCCTGCTTTACTGCTGGCATAGATAGCCGAATTGCTTGGTACCTGTGGTATGACACCTCTTTTCTGCCTCGTGAAATTTTGACTCCCCTAGCCAAAGTTGGAGAAAACAATCGGATATGGATGCATAGCATGTTAAGGCAATTTGGCAGAGAAATCGTTTGTCGGGAGAGTCGTACAGATCCAGGAAGGAGGAGTAGATTATTTAATCATGAAATAGCTCTCGGTACGATAAAGCAGAAAAAG GGAACAGAAAAGGTTGAGGCACTCTGCCTTAACTTTCAGTGGCATACTTCAGTCAAACTTACACCAGAAGATTTTCGGAGCATGCCAAACATACGGTTTCTTCAATTGGATCATGCAGACATAACCGGAGATTTTGCTAACGTTTTGTCAAAATTAAGGTGGCTCCGTTGGCGAGGATGCCCTCAACATCTACAAGTAACTAATTTTCACTTGGGGAACCTAACCATTCTCGACCTATCTTGGAGCAAAGTCACAAAAGACTGGGAAGGCTGGGGTCAAATCAAG ATGCAGAATTTGAGAGTTCTAGATCTTACAGGTTGTGCCGACTTAATAGTCACTCCTAAGTTCTCTGGCTGCCAAAATCTGGCCATATTGATTCTGGAGCGATGTTCGCAATTGGTCAAGATAGATCATTCAATCGGCCACTTGAAGTGCTTAGTTTCTCTGAATTTGAAGTTCTGCACAGAACTCAGCATGTTGCCAGTAGAAGTGGGTCACCTGACAGCTCTGAAAGAGCTTCTCATGGACGGGACTTCGGTACAAGAAATTCCCATCTCCATTGGTCATTTAAAGCAGCTGGAAACTCTGATTGCCTCAAATTGCTTCTCATTGAGTCAGCTACCGAGAACAATTTGTCACTTGACGAATATCTCACTTCTTTCCCTTGATGGCACTAGAATCGCAGCACTTCCCAACTCCATTGGTGAACTGGTCAGACTTAAACACTTGTCATTACGGGATTGCCGTCAAATAAGAAAACTTCCAAACTCCATTGGCAACATAGGGAGATCATTAGTCGAGCTAGACGTGTCGGGAACAGGCGTTTCCAAGTTCCCAGATTCACTAAAAAATCTGCAGAATTTGAAGGTGCTGAGAATGGATTCCTGTTTCTTTACTGAGTTCCCTCCTGACATTGGAGAGTTGACCAACCTCGAAGAAATACATGCCTCGTGGTGTCGGAGTCTCGAGGGGAGCATTCCTAGCGGTATCAAGAAACTACACAATCTGAGAATCTTGAGACTGCAATATTCGAGTATTACCAGCATACCAGCGGAGATCCACCAACTTTCCAATCTTCAAACCCTTGATTTACTTCACAGCAACATGCTCGAAGAGTTGCCAACGCCTCCCCCTAGCAAGCGGATTCGCTTGTAG